The window TAGTACCGCAGCATGGGGTCCCACGTGAAGACGCTCGGCTCTTGGAAGCCGGGAATCCCGCCGAGCGCGCTGTAGGCGGTCGTCAGCCGATAGAACAGCAGGACCGACACGAACGTAATCAGCGAGAAGTACGGTCCTTCCAGCCGTAGCGTCGGCAGCGCAACGAGCAGGCCGACGATGAGCGCCGCAAGCACCGACAGCGGTGCCGTGATGAAAAGCGACATCTCGGGGTTGACATTGACCAGCAGGAGCGCGGTCGTGTAGCCGGCGGCACTCGACAGCACCGAGTGGCCGAAACTGATGTAGCCGGTGTAGCCGCTCTGGATGTCCCAGCTCATGGCGAAGATGGCCCAGATGCTGGCCAGCGCCAGCGTCCGGAGCATGCTGCCGCTGACGAGCGGGGCCCAGACGCCGGCCGTCAGTAGGCCGACGAACGTGACCAGCAGGAAGAGGAACTGTAACCCCGTCAGTTCGCCGAAGTAGTCGCCGAGCCGTGCGTTGAACGCGTTCGCGACCGGCGACAGCGCGCGGTCGACCGGCGCCAACACGCGGTCGAAGACGCGGCCGAGCGGGGCCAGTACGTTCTCACGAATCGATCCGACCGCCTCCTGAACCGAACCGGAGGCGGCAGCCAGGATAGTACCGATGAAGAAAAGCGGGTTAGTCATGGACGAACTCCCTCCCGTAGATGCCTTCCGGCATGTAGAGGATGAACAGCAGGAGCAGCGCCAGCGAGAGGATGCCGCGGAACTCCTGCCCGATGAAGGTGACCGTGAACTGTTCGAGGAACCCGACGAGGTACGCAGCGACCACCGAGCCCTTGACCGAGCCGATACCGCCGATGACGACGATGATAAAGGCCAGCGCGAGCGGGTTGAGCCACATCAGCGGCGTGGCGCCGTTCGACGAACCGAGGAAGACCCCGGCGATGCCGGCCAGCGCACCCGCGATGAGCCACGTCTTGGCTCGCACCGAGTGCAGGTCGACGGCCGTGAGCACCGCACCGCGTTCGCTCATCGAGGCCGCGAGGATGGACCGGCCATCGTCGGTCTGGGTGATGTAGTAATACAGCAACCCGATGGCGATCCACGAGACGACGAAGCCGACGATTTCGACGTTACGGATGCGGATACCGATACCGTACTGTCCGAGGTTCTGTGCCCCCGAGATGAGCGTCATCCCGAATGGGGTCGAACCGAACTGGTAGATGACGAACTCGGTGGCCATCGTCGCGAGGATGACCGTCGCAAGGAACGTGATGACGACGTCGTCCTCGATGTATTTGATCAGTATTTCGTACATCGCCAAAGAGAGAACCGCGATAGCGATGACGGCGATCGGAAACGCGATAGCCGGATGTATCGCCGGGACGACCGCATCCCGGACGAGGAGGCCGAAGACGTAGGCCCCGGCCATGATAAGCGCGCCGTGGGCGAGGTTCAGGATACCCCCCACACCGAAAATCATCGTAAAGCCGATTGCGATCAGGGCGTAGACGGCACTAATCATCGCGCCCTGAATAATCAGCGAGGATACCTGGCCGAAGACCATCGCTTACCGCATCCACGCCGGCATGACGTGTTCTTCCGTACGGTTCTTCGACGGATAGACACACTCGATTTCCCCGCCCTCCTGCCACTGGGTAACCGGGAAGTTCGAGATGTCACCGTTCTCGTCGCGGGTCTCCTTGAGGTCATGCGGGTAATCCGAATCCTGCCCGTAGAACTCGATGTTGCCGGCGACACCCGTGTAACTCGTATCCAGCATCGCGTCGATGAACGAGTCGAGGTCCTGCCGGGGCACGGCGCCGTTGGCGACGGCGTTCTGTGCGATAAAGAGGCCGTCGTAGGTGTTGAAGCCCATGTACATCGGCGCCCGGAACGGCGGGTTCTCGGCGTCGCCGTACTGCTCGCGGTAGGCTTCGGTGAACGGAACCGTCTTCTCGGTGATGTCGGTGACGCCGGCTGCCCCCGTCTGCGAGGTCGTCTCGTAGAGCGCGACCCCTTCGGTCGCGTCGTAGTAGGCGGGCAGCATCGACGCGACGTGGATGCCCTCGATACCGAACTCGTATTCGCCGTCGTGCCAGAGGCCGAGCATCTGGCCGGCCTGAATGTGGGCGAAGAAGCGCAGGACGTAATCCGCACCCGAATCGTCCACGTCGCTCATGATGGGCGAGAAGTCCGAGGTGTTGATGTTGAGTGCGCTCTCGTGGACGATTTCGATGTCGCGCTCTTCGAGGTAGCCCGGAATCAGTTCGGCGAACGGTTCCGTCCAGGCCGCCTGGTCGCGCAGGAAGGCGACCTGGTCCCAGCCGTGTCGCTCCTTGAGGTACTCACAGTAGCCGGCCATCGCTTCCGCCTGGAAGTCGGAGTTGACGGGGCCGATACGGAAGACGTTCTTGTACGTCTCGTAATCCTCGCCCGCGAAGTCGGCCGTCAGCGCCGGCGATGCGGAGCCGGTGATGAAGTACGGAACGTCGAAGTTGGAAGTCAGGTCGACGACGGCCTGTGAGGCCTCGGAGGCGAACCCACCGATGAGGAGGTCGACTTCCTCCTGCTGGATGAGTTCCTCGGTGACCGACTGCGCCTCGCTGGGGTCGGCACGCGTGTCTTCGGTGACCAGTTCGACGTCGCCGTTGTTGATGCCACCGTTTTCGTTGATTTCCGCGATAGCCATCTCGGCGCTTCGGGCCGAACCGATACCGAGGGGGTTGGACATCGGCCCAATGTGGCCGATCTTGAACCCGTCCGATTCACCGCCGCCGCCATCACCGAGACAACCGGCCATCGAGACACCGGCCGCGCCGGCCCCGGTTGCTTTCAGGAAGGCCCGGCGGTCGACGCCGCGGTACCCAGTTGTGTCCGTTGACCGACTACTTTTGCCATTGTTAACCATTGGTCCGGTACCTTCTTACAGAAGATACCCCTTAAATCTGCGGTACGTTTTGGACCAGTTGCCCAGATGAAATAAACCGCCGTCGCAAGTTTTACCGCGCCGTCCAGCCACCGTCGACCGCGAATACCGACCCCGTGGCATACGACGCGAGGTCGCTGGCCAGGAACACGGCCGGACCGGCGATTTCCTCGGGGTCCGCAAAGCGGTCCATCGGCGTCCGGTCGAGAATCGACTGCCGGAGGTCCTCGTCTTCCTGCAGGTCCTCGGTGAGGTCCGTCGCGACGTAGCCCGGCGCGAGGCAGTTGACCCGTACCTCGGGAGCCCAATCCAGCGCGAGGCTCTTGGTCAGGCCCACGAGACCGTGCTTCGAAGCGACGTAGGGGTGCTGGCGGGGGAGGCCGACCAGCCCGCCGACCGAGGCGACGTTGACCAGCGAACCGCCGGATTCCCGCAGCGACGTTTCGGCGGCCCGAGCACAGGCGAAGGCCCCGCCGAGATTGACGTCCATCACCTGCTCGTAGCCCTCCTCGGGGACCGACTCGGGAGTGCCGAGCGCCGATGCCGGATTGATGCCCGCGTTGTTCACCACGACGTCGATACCGAGATCCTCGTCGATGCGCTCGAAGACCGCCTCGACTGCCTCGGTGTCGGCGACGTCGACGGTTTCGACGCGGCTCTCGACGCCGCGCTCGCGGACCTCGTCGACGACTGCTTCGACGGACGATTCCGTCCGGGACAGCGGGACGACGTTCGCGCCAGCGTCGGCGAAGCCAAGCGAAATCGCCCGCCCGATGCCACGCGTGCCGCCGGTGACGACGGCCGTCGTGCCGGAAAGGTTCAGGTCCATATCGGGACTCGCGTGGCGGGCCGGCAAAAAGCCCGTGGCGCGGCTCACCATCCGAGCGTCCGTCCGGTTCGTAACGCTCATACGGCCGATGGGTCTACATACCCGTAATGGACCTGCGCGTCATCGAGAACCTGGAGACCGAACTGTCCATCGAGATTCAGGACGAAGACCACACCTTCATGAACGTCCTCAAGGACGCCCTGCTGGAGGTCGACGGCGTTGCCGCGGCGACCTACGACATGAACCCCGAACAGTCCGGTGGCCAGACCGACCCCATCGTCACCATCAAGACCGACGGCAGCATCGACCCCCTCGATGCGCTCGAAGCGGCCGCCGACGGCGTCAAATCCAAGACCGACGCCTTCCGCGACGCCTTCCAGTCCGCCGCCTGAATTTTTCGGTGAATCCGTATGATGTCGGTTTTCCTTTCAATCCCGAATAGACACTAGTTCTATTTTATAAACCGAACTTGGCGACTGCTCGGGCACAAACAGCCGGAAGGAGTAGTTGGTAGCACGGGTTCTTTATTCGGCATTGGTCGAAGTAGCTGTAAGGACGAGCGTGGAGATCGGCCGAACTCTCTCTGCCCCCAAAGGTAGATAGTCAGAGGTTCGAACTGTGAACGATTCTCGGGTTGGTCATACGTCTCGGACGAATCAGTTTGTCCAATAGAGTCTGCCACCGTTTGCCAGAAGAGTGATTCCCAATAAGGAGGCCAGAATGAAGACTGGCCACGCGAAATCGTATACATACTGGCATCTTCGGTACACGATTTGACCTGCCTCATTCAGATGTAACCCTTGCGGTGGCACCGTCCTCTCACAGGCATGTTGCCCCAGAGTGACGAACCCAAGACCCTCACCCCAACCGACATACAGCGTCAAAAATCCAGCAAGAATACTTCCGAACGCGAGGATGTTGGTTCGTTTCACAGGGCCACACACCAGCCCATTTGTATATTAATTCGGGGTCTTGTACTGGCTGGTTCGTAGATTCCCTCTACTGAACGATTTCTCTCACTAGTCGATTATACCGGGATTACTCGTTGTCGCCCCGAACAGGGAGACTAGCCGCAGTCGCATCGATTTCGAAATCTGGCCCTTTCCTGCCAGAGACCGACCCTGGTTCAAGAACGAATGCCCTGACTGTTGAGGTATCTTGGCCCGGAAAGACATGGCTGGAGGGGAACTGGTCATTTTGTGCGAGGGCCATTCCGGCTTCTTGGCCGTCTTCGGAGAGTTGGTCGAGTGACCCCTGAACAATCACACTCGCGAAGTCACGCGCTGTTTTCGCATCCTGAACGGTGAAGCAGGCGGTGTCTGTTTGAGTTAGAAAGGTTCGTCGTTTGCTCTCTGCGGGCATCGCTAACTCGAAATAGAGCTTTCCGTTCCGATAGCCGAAGGATTCGGGAGTACCGTAGGCTTCTGCGTCGGCACAAGTAGAGAGGACACCGGTTTCCTGCTGCTGAAGGAAGGCCCCAATCTCATCGGCGGTCATCTTGAGCATACTGTTAATTCAAATAGCAGACACATATGTTATTTCCCCGGGACGAGCCGAATATGAATTCTGCATTGATTACCCCACCGCCCACCCCATCAACCGATTTCGTTTTTCGACCTTCCGAGCAGCAATCACCCGCGAGTCGGCAGATGAGAAACGAAAAAGAACCGCTGGTTAAATCCGAACCGGAACGCCCCGCTCGTCGAGGTACTCCTTGACTTCCTCGATGGTGTACTCGCCGAAGTGGAAGATAGAGGCCGCAAGCGCGGCGTCAGCGCCTGCCTCCTCGAAGACTTCGTAGACGTGTTCGGGGCTGCCACAACCGGAGGAGGCGATGACGGGCGTCGAGACGTTGTCGCAGACAGCCTTTATAAGCGGAATATCGTAGCCGTCCTTCGTACCGTCGCGGTCGATGGAGTTGACGAAGAGTTCGCCGGCGCCGCGGTTCTCGGCCTCGCGGGCCCATTCGACGACGTCGATACCGGTGCCCTCGCGGCCACCCTTCTTCGTGCATTCGAACCAGACGTCCTCGCCGTCGGCCTCGAAGTAGTGTTCGCCCTCGTCGTCGTAGCGCCGGCGGGCGTCGACGCTGATGACGATACACTGACTGCCGAAGGCCCCTGCGCCCTCGGTGATGAGTTCGGGGCGTTCGAGGGCGCCCGTCGTGATAGAGACCTTGTCCGCGCCAGCGCGGAGCGTCTCCTTGATGTCGGCTTTCGTGCGGATGCCGCCGCCGACGGTCAGCGGGATGAACACCTCGTCGGCGACCGAGGAGACGGTATCCAGCATCGTCTCTCGGCCCTCGGCGGAGGCGGTGATATCGAGGAAGACGAACTCGTCGGCGCCCGACTCGTTGTACTTCTCGGCGAGTTCGACCGGGTCGCCGGTGTATTCGAGGTTCTCGAAGTTGACTCCCGTATACACCGCGGCGTTCCCCTCCTCGTCGACGTCGACGTCGATGCAGGGGATGATGCGCTTGGTCAGAGCCATTTAGTCGTCTCGACGTACGCCACCTCGCCGCTTGACCGTTTCGGAGTCACGACCCCCGTGTAGAAAGGCACAAACGCGCCGACGAACAACCCACGGCCGATGACCACCGTCCACAATATCGCACAGGGTGTCCGCTCGTTTACGAGCAACGCCTTCCTCATCGAGGGCGACCGCACCGTACTCGTTGATGCGGGCAACGAGTTCGACGCCGTCGACCGCATCGAATCGGTGACCGACGACCTCGACGCGCTCGTGCTCACCCACACGCACCCGGACCACGTCGGCAACGTCGCCAGCGTCGTCGACGCCTTCGACGTCGACGTCTGGGGCTTCGACCCCGACCACGAACTCGTCGACCACGCCATCGCCGACGGCGAGACGGTCGCCATCGGTGACGGCGACTACCGCGCGCTCCACACGCCGGGCCACAAGGACGACCACCTCTGTTTCTATTCGACCGACGACGGCCTGCTCTTTGCGGGCGACCTCGTCTTCGCCAACGGTGGGTTCGGCCGCACGGACCTCGAAGAGGGCGACCGCCCGACGCTCATCGAGAGCATCGATTACCTGCAGAAAGAAGTCGGCAACGCCCTCTCGGCGATGTACGTCGGCCACGGTCCCGCGGTCGAAACGAACCCCGCACACCATATCGAACTCGCCGGGCAGGCGGCCCGGATGGGCCAATAACTCAGACCGCCGAAAGCAGGGCGTCGTAAGCCTCCGAGTACGCGTCGGCGACGACCGGCAGATCGCCTCGTTCTTCGCTCGATAGCGCCGGGAGCGTCACCGAGGCCACCGGGTCGAGTAACTCGATGACGTGGTCGACCCGCTCTTCGAGGCGGCCCTCGTGGGCGCTCCCGCTTGCGACCTCGCAGGCCTTCGCGTATCGGTCCCCGGGGTAAATCCGACAGCGACGCGGTTCGACGACCGCGACGGCATCCGGTTCGAAGCCAGCCAGCGGCCGGGCGATATCGGAATAGGATTCGACAATCGCGTCCTCGCGGGTAGCGATTTCATCGCTGAGCGCGGCCAGCGCCGGTTTGTGCTTCTCGGCCATCAGGTCGTTCAGCGCCGCCAGCGACTCCACTTTCGGCGCCGAATCGAGCGGGAATGCCCGCTCGGCCGCCGGCGGCACCGTAACGGTGCCGTTGACGACGTACTCGTCGCGCGGGTCGTTTTCCCCGCCGTTGTCCCCTTCGACATCGCCAAGGCGTGTCACCCGGTCGACGACGAAGGCCCGGCCCTCGCGTCCGAGCAGGCCCTTCCCCTTGCCCGGGGTCGGCAGCCAGAGACGATGAATCGGGTTGATGGCCTCGGGCCGCACGTCGCCCGGTGCGGCGGCCGCGAGTCGCTTGGCGTCCTTGCCGTAGAGGCGGCCACGGTCGACCGCATCGCGGTAATCGTCCTGGTCGTACCAGTAGTCGTTGCCGGCCCGCGGTTTGTAGCCGCGAACGCCGGTCCGCTCGATGAGGCCGGTCGTAAAGGTCGTCTTGCCAGCATCGACCTCGCTTGCGCCTGCGACCAGCAGTTGCATCTATTTGAGGCCGTAGTAGCCCGGTTCGTTCTCGTCGTCCGGTTCGGCGAAGACGAACGCGTCGCTGTGGTCGAGCATCCACGGGATCGCCCAGTCCAGCAGGATGTTCTCGGTTTCGACGTCGAGTTCCCGCTCGGGGTCGACCCCCTGCAGGCGGCGGGCGATTTCGTAGACGGTGTACATCTGGTCGTCCTCGAGAACCTCCTCGGGGTCGCGGAACTGGAACTCCCGGAGGTCATCGAACTCCTCGCGCGGTCGTGGCATGGCTCCGGGTAGGTCGTCACGCCTTTTAGGCGTTGATTACCGTCGCTCCCCGGAGCGGGAACAGAAAAAGGACCGACGTCGGCGACGCGCTATTCCGGGGTAGCGGTGCCGTCGTCGCCCTCATAGTCGACGGTGATACCGTCGGGCACTGGCTGGAGGACGTAGCTACCGGTCTGGCCGCGCTTGACCGGCGTGAAGTCCGCCGTGAACACCGTCCGGGTGTTCTCGCGCACCTCGAACGACTGGTTGAACGTCAGCGGGGCCTCACCCGGCACCTCGACGGTCGCCTCGCTGCCGTCGTTCAGCGTCGCGTCGACGCCGTCCGTGTCCAGTTGCAGGAACTCGTAGGTGCCCGTCTCCAGTTCCCGCTCGTCGACCAACTGTGTCTCGCCGTCCTGCAACTGGACGAGGTCGGCCTCCTGCGGTTCATCGTACTCGTAATACTCCCGCTCGGAGGGCGTCTCGCCGGATTCGGTGCCGGAGTCGGCGCCGTCCGGACCGAGCCACATCCCGACGACGGTAACGATACATTCCTCGAAGTCCCCGATATCGCCGGGCTGGTCGGTAACCCGCGTCGCGAGCGTCCCGGTGGAACCACCGAGACAGCCCGCGAAGCCGACCATGCTCGCCGTCGCTGCGCCCGTCGTTACAAGGTACGTACGTCTGTCCATGTTCATAGTTGTTTAATAAAACCGATAGTCGCTAAATCCTAACGGCCAAAACCCAGATTACGCGTCCGAGTCGGACGTTTCGGTGGGTTCGTTGCTATCCGTGTCGTCGTCAGCGTCGCCGTCGTCAGCGCTTTCGTCAGCGTCACTATCGCCGTCCTCGCTGTCGGCCGCCTCGTCGTCAGCGGCGTCGTCCGCGAGGAGGTCGTTCAGCGACTGGCCGAGGTTGTCGACCTCACCGTTGAGGTACGACTCGATGGTGTCGTGAATCTGGCTCACGTGGTCCGGGACCTGCTCGGGCAGCCCGTCGCTCGGGCCGACACCGTCGGCGTTACCCTCACGGGCCTCGCTCGCGTTGGCTGCGTCGCCGTCCTCGGCGTCGTCAGCATCGTCAGCGTCCGCATCGGCCGGCACGTTTTCGTCGTGCGCGTCCGTGGCGTTGTCGTTCGCTGCGGCACCGGGGCTGGCGGCACCGAGCGCCGCCGCGCCACCGATGAGCAGCATCGTTGCGACCGCGACCGTGATGAGTTGTTTCGCTCTCATTGCACTCGGGTCTGGGACGGACAGCCACTTAACGGGGGTAGACCCCGAAGTCGGATTTAGCCGGTTTGAACGCTTCTAAAGCCGAATTAAGCCGGATTAAATCGCCTTTCGAGCGGCAGCGTCGCCGGCCCGATTCATGTATTTAGCTCTGTTGGCCGGGCCGAATCGCCGCCCGGGTCGGCCGCACGAAACGGTTGCTTCGGCAATAATGCCTTTATATACACGCATCCTTCTCACGGACGTGAACCGGGGATTCGTCGCCGTAGTAATCGTGTTCGTCGTCGTCGCTGGCGTCACCGTGCCCGGGCTTGCGGCCGCCTCAACGGGCACCGCCGCAGCACCGACACTCCAGGAGGACATCAACCCCGACGACGTCGTGATGGAAGTCGACGTCGAGGCGGACGGCGATGCCGCCTGGCGTATCGAATACCGGATGCGACTCAATACCGACCAGGACGAACAGGCATTCGAGAACCTCTCGAACGACATCGAATCCGACCCCGGCCCGTACGTCGAGCGGTTCCACAACCGGATGAACGCGACGGCTGACAGCGCCGCCAACGCGACGGGGCGAGAGATGGCCATCACGAACGTCTCCGTCTCGGCCACGCGGGAGGAACTTCCGCAGGAACGCGGCGTCGTCACCTTCACTTTCCGGTGGTCGAACTTCGCCGCCACCGACGGGGACCGCCTGCTCGTCGGCGACGCCATCGACGGCCTCGTCCTCGACGAGAACACCTCGCTGTTGATCACCTGGCCCGACGAATACGCCCTCCTCGATGCGAATCCCTCACCGACCGAATCACGGGACGGGACGGCAAGCTACGACGGCCCGACCAACTTCGCGACCGGCGAGCCGCGGCTCGAACTCGGTCCCAAGGATGCCACGCCCGCCGATAACGGGCTGGCCGGGTCCTCCTTCCTCGTCGGGGGTCTTCTCGTCCTTCTGGTCTTCCTCCTTGGGGGGCTGCTGCTCGTCTGGCGGCGTGGCGGCATGTTTGGCGTTGGAGGTGAGAACAACGAGAATGACGGAGATGGCGGCGGTGGCAGTTCCCCAGCCGCCGCGGCCGAAGACGAAGCCGAACCCACACCAACCGACCCGGACCTACTGAGCAACGAAGAGCAGGTCCTCCAACTCATCGAGCAGCACGGCGGGCGCATGAAACAGCAGGCCGTCGCCGAGGAGTTGGGCTGGACCGACGCCAAGACGAGTCAGGTCACGAAGGGCCTCCGCGAGGAGGGCGACCTCGAAGGCTTCCGACTCGGCCGGGAGAACGTGCTGGCGCTACCCGACGAGGACATCACGGAGGACGCCGACGGCAGCGACCGCGAGCAGTAGCGAGGGCGGCCGCCCCAACACTATACTTCTGGCGGGCCGTTCCGAACGTATGGTACCCGGCTCCGCCTCGGCGGCGCGCGACCTCAGCGACTCGATCGATTACATTCCCTTCGGAATCCGCGGATTGGACGGCGACGTTCGCGGCATCCCGACGGGCAGTTGCGTCCTGTTGGCCGGCGCACCCGACGCCGGCGGCGACGCGTTCACGTATACGAGCCTCGCACGCCTGATGGCCGCGAAACACCGCCCGGAGACGGTCCGCAGCGAACTCGCCGACCGGGCCGAACACGTCCCCGAATCGGTGACCTACCTGACCCTGAGCAACGACCGCGAACACGTCTACAGCGAACTCGACGCGGTCCTCGACGACGAGAGCTTCGACGTACTGGCCGACCACATGACCGTCGCCGACTACTCACAGCGGTTCATGGACCTGCTCCCGGTCCCGTCGGCGCTGTTCGAGGCGCGTCGAAAGACGCCGAACGACTCCGAGGAAGCGTCCCCGCTCGAAGCCGCCGAGGGGGTGGATGAACCGGCCGACCCCGACCCCGACGTGGAGACGTTCGGCGACCTGCTGGAGGATATCGGCGACCGCCTCGCCGAGGCGAGCGACAACCTCATCGTCGTCGATTCGCTGTCGGACCTCGAACGCGCAACGGAGTTCGGCCTACCGCGGAACCACAAACTCGCCTTTTTAATCGGGCTTCGTGAGGCCGTCGTCAACTGGGGGACCGTCGCCTTCGTCAAATACGACAGCAGGGCGGCCGAAGTCCGGCAAAACGACACTATTCACGGGCTCCTGCACGGTCACATCTACTTTTATTCGAACGACGAAGGATATACGACCTATCGAACGGTCCGTGTCGGCTCCTTCGGCGGGGCCCTCGACATGAAACGGCAGACCGTCTTCGACTCGATTATCGACGAGCACGGCTTCCGAGCCAAGGCGACGAAGAAGATCGGCCGCAAACACTGGTGAGGCAATCGCGACAACTGTGGCTATCCGGTGTGGCGCGCGAAAGAAAATCGATGGTGTGACTACGGTACCTTACTGCTGCGTGGCCTTCTCGTACTGCTCGGCGACGTTGTCCCAGTCGACGACGTCGAAGAAGTTGTCGATGAAGCTGCCGCGGTCCGGACCGTAGTCGTAGTAGTAGGAGTGCTCCCAGACGTCGACCGCCAGGATGGGGTGGCTACCCCAGAGCGCGCCCTGGTCGTGCTTGTCGACGACGAGGTTACGCAGCTGGTCGGCGACGGGGTCGTAGACCAGCAGCGCCCAGCCACCGGCGGCGCCGGCAGCGGCCTTGAACTCGCCCTTCCAGGCATCGAAGGACCCGAAGTCCTCCTCGATGCGGTCGGCGAGTTCGCCGTCGGGTTCGCCACCGCCGTTCGGGGCCATGTTCTCCCAGAACAGCGTGTGGAGATAGTGACCGCTACCGTTGTGGGTCACGTTGCGGATGGCTGCGGGGGAGCCACCGAAGTCGCCCGCCTCGCGGTTCTCCGCGAGGGTCTCCTCGGCGCTTTCGAGGCCGTTGACGTAGCCCTGATGGTGGGTGTCGTGGTGCCACGTCATGACCTGCTCGGAGATGGACGGTTCGAGGGCGTCGTAGTCGTACGGGAGCGGCGGTAGTTCGGGGTTGGAATGTTCAGGCATTTATATCGTCCTCCATTTCTAGGACTCTCCGCGATGACTGTTAAAACTTCGTTGTCAGAGGCTAACATGCACCGAACCAAAGACCGACAGATAGCGTGCGGACGGGGCCGAAGAGATGGCGCCGAAACCGGCTACGTCTCCTCCTCGCCACGGGCACGCTTGAACATCGCCAGCGCTTCCTCACGGCGCTCGCCGTGGTCGACCACCGGTTCGGGGTAATCAGGAGCGGCGGCCTCGCGCTCGTCCTCGGAGAGTTCGTGCCACGAGTGAATCGTCTCGGGGTCGGTTTCGCGGAGTTCGGGGACGTACTCTTTAATATAGGTCGCCTCGGGGTCGTACCGCTCGCCCTGTGACATCGGATTGAAGATACGGAAATACGGCTGGGCGTCGGTGCCCGTCGAAGCCGCCCACTGCCAGCCGCCGTTGTCGTTGGCCGTGTCGTGGTCGACCAGATGCTCCCGGAAGTGGTCGTAGCCCTCGCGCCAGTCGATGAGCAGGTCCTTCGTCAGGAACGAGGCGACAATCATCCGCACTCGGTTGTGCATGTACGCCTCCTCGCGGAGTTGGCGCATCCCGGCATCGACGATGGGGTAGCCCGTCTTTCCGGCCTTCCAAGCCGCCAACAGGTCCTCGTCGTTTTCCCACTCGATTTCGTGGTCGTATTCCTTGTAGTTCTCCGTGACGACGCTCGGGTTGAAGTGGAGGACGTGCGTGTAGAACTCCCGCCAGGCCAAC of the Natronomonas halophila genome contains:
- a CDS encoding branched-chain amino acid ABC transporter permease, yielding MTNPLFFIGTILAAASGSVQEAVGSIRENVLAPLGRVFDRVLAPVDRALSPVANAFNARLGDYFGELTGLQFLFLLVTFVGLLTAGVWAPLVSGSMLRTLALASIWAIFAMSWDIQSGYTGYISFGHSVLSSAAGYTTALLLVNVNPEMSLFITAPLSVLAALIVGLLVALPTLRLEGPYFSLITFVSVLLFYRLTTAYSALGGIPGFQEPSVFTWDPMLRYYYMVIPMLLIALVLTYLARSNLGMILIAIRENEAAVSAAGINPTKFKIGSFVLSSIPMGIGGVLLVGFTGNVDPSTFVIVDNSIEIIAIAVLGGMSSILGPLGGAFLFEFLNHEILGDLETSVRYLLLWTAVLSVLVFARNGLFRKVWHRLGAVGGDEQ
- a CDS encoding branched-chain amino acid ABC transporter permease → MVFGQVSSLIIQGAMISAVYALIAIGFTMIFGVGGILNLAHGALIMAGAYVFGLLVRDAVVPAIHPAIAFPIAVIAIAVLSLAMYEILIKYIEDDVVITFLATVILATMATEFVIYQFGSTPFGMTLISGAQNLGQYGIGIRIRNVEIVGFVVSWIAIGLLYYYITQTDDGRSILAASMSERGAVLTAVDLHSVRAKTWLIAGALAGIAGVFLGSSNGATPLMWLNPLALAFIIVVIGGIGSVKGSVVAAYLVGFLEQFTVTFIGQEFRGILSLALLLLFILYMPEGIYGREFVHD
- a CDS encoding ABC transporter substrate-binding protein, with protein sequence MVNNGKSSRSTDTTGYRGVDRRAFLKATGAGAAGVSMAGCLGDGGGGESDGFKIGHIGPMSNPLGIGSARSAEMAIAEINENGGINNGDVELVTEDTRADPSEAQSVTEELIQQEEVDLLIGGFASEASQAVVDLTSNFDVPYFITGSASPALTADFAGEDYETYKNVFRIGPVNSDFQAEAMAGYCEYLKERHGWDQVAFLRDQAAWTEPFAELIPGYLEERDIEIVHESALNINTSDFSPIMSDVDDSGADYVLRFFAHIQAGQMLGLWHDGEYEFGIEGIHVASMLPAYYDATEGVALYETTSQTGAAGVTDITEKTVPFTEAYREQYGDAENPPFRAPMYMGFNTYDGLFIAQNAVANGAVPRQDLDSFIDAMLDTSYTGVAGNIEFYGQDSDYPHDLKETRDENGDISNFPVTQWQEGGEIECVYPSKNRTEEHVMPAWMR
- a CDS encoding SDR family NAD(P)-dependent oxidoreductase, which codes for MDLNLSGTTAVVTGGTRGIGRAISLGFADAGANVVPLSRTESSVEAVVDEVRERGVESRVETVDVADTEAVEAVFERIDEDLGIDVVVNNAGINPASALGTPESVPEEGYEQVMDVNLGGAFACARAAETSLRESGGSLVNVASVGGLVGLPRQHPYVASKHGLVGLTKSLALDWAPEVRVNCLAPGYVATDLTEDLQEDEDLRQSILDRTPMDRFADPEEIAGPAVFLASDLASYATGSVFAVDGGWTAR
- a CDS encoding DNA-directed RNA polymerase subunit L — protein: MDLRVIENLETELSIEIQDEDHTFMNVLKDALLEVDGVAAATYDMNPEQSGGQTDPIVTIKTDGSIDPLDALEAAADGVKSKTDAFRDAFQSAA
- a CDS encoding pyridoxamine 5'-phosphate oxidase family protein, yielding MLKMTADEIGAFLQQQETGVLSTCADAEAYGTPESFGYRNGKLYFELAMPAESKRRTFLTQTDTACFTVQDAKTARDFASVIVQGSLDQLSEDGQEAGMALAQNDQFPSSHVFPGQDTSTVRAFVLEPGSVSGRKGPDFEIDATAASLPVRGDNE
- the hisF gene encoding imidazole glycerol phosphate synthase subunit HisF, whose amino-acid sequence is MALTKRIIPCIDVDVDEEGNAAVYTGVNFENLEYTGDPVELAEKYNESGADEFVFLDITASAEGRETMLDTVSSVADEVFIPLTVGGGIRTKADIKETLRAGADKVSITTGALERPELITEGAGAFGSQCIVISVDARRRYDDEGEHYFEADGEDVWFECTKKGGREGTGIDVVEWAREAENRGAGELFVNSIDRDGTKDGYDIPLIKAVCDNVSTPVIASSGCGSPEHVYEVFEEAGADAALAASIFHFGEYTIEEVKEYLDERGVPVRI
- a CDS encoding MBL fold metallo-hydrolase; amino-acid sequence: MTTVHNIAQGVRSFTSNAFLIEGDRTVLVDAGNEFDAVDRIESVTDDLDALVLTHTHPDHVGNVASVVDAFDVDVWGFDPDHELVDHAIADGETVAIGDGDYRALHTPGHKDDHLCFYSTDDGLLFAGDLVFANGGFGRTDLEEGDRPTLIESIDYLQKEVGNALSAMYVGHGPAVETNPAHHIELAGQAARMGQ
- a CDS encoding ATPase; translation: MQLLVAGASEVDAGKTTFTTGLIERTGVRGYKPRAGNDYWYDQDDYRDAVDRGRLYGKDAKRLAAAAPGDVRPEAINPIHRLWLPTPGKGKGLLGREGRAFVVDRVTRLGDVEGDNGGENDPRDEYVVNGTVTVPPAAERAFPLDSAPKVESLAALNDLMAEKHKPALAALSDEIATREDAIVESYSDIARPLAGFEPDAVAVVEPRRCRIYPGDRYAKACEVASGSAHEGRLEERVDHVIELLDPVASVTLPALSSEERGDLPVVADAYSEAYDALLSAV
- a CDS encoding DUF5827 family protein: MPRPREEFDDLREFQFRDPEEVLEDDQMYTVYEIARRLQGVDPERELDVETENILLDWAIPWMLDHSDAFVFAEPDDENEPGYYGLK